A single window of Candidatus Desulfatibia profunda DNA harbors:
- a CDS encoding ABC-F family ATP-binding cassette domain-containing protein → MTPSLLISTHFTSKSYGAQPLFTDISLQVFDHERLGLIGPNGAGKSTFLKILADMEPADSGDISRKRNIHMIYLPQDDVLGPEKTIEETLFHAIPKELEAWQVSKRRQEIMSLIGVDNTRQKVKTLSGGWRKRLAIGQALFQKPELLLMDEPTNHLDLEGILWLEKLLKDAPFAFVLVSHDRFFLENTTNRIVELNQGYPEGFFKVEGNYSAFVEKREKYIHELAKLETVLSNKVRREIEWLRRGPKARTTKARYRIDKAYQLQENLEAVKGRNAQNRSVDIAFDTTHRKTKKLLDAQNLRKTLGGKLLFGNLSLKLTPGIRIGVMGKNGTGKSTLIQILNGNLAPDAGSVKVAEGLQVLTFDQKRELSEGSQSLRQALSPEGDTVIYQGRALHVIAWAKRFLFQKDQLDMPVSGLSGGEKARVLIADLMLQPADILLLDEPANDLDIPTLEVLEESLEEFPGAIVLITHDRFLMERLCDLLLYLDGDGGAEYFADYDQWLQYRKDRLPATSQSGETSQSPPNKKPRKLAYEERKELNRIEKQIEKAEGIADNLQRQLHDPGIMCDADRLAQRYAEHQEAQKKVEQLYERWEELEALSRG, encoded by the coding sequence ATGACTCCAAGTTTACTGATAAGCACGCATTTTACGAGCAAATCCTATGGGGCGCAACCCCTGTTTACTGATATTTCTCTACAGGTTTTCGACCACGAGCGCCTGGGATTGATCGGTCCCAATGGTGCTGGGAAATCCACGTTCTTGAAAATCCTCGCTGATATGGAGCCTGCCGATTCCGGAGATATTTCGCGAAAAAGAAATATACACATGATTTACCTGCCGCAAGACGACGTTCTCGGTCCGGAGAAAACCATAGAGGAAACCTTGTTCCACGCCATTCCCAAAGAGCTTGAGGCATGGCAAGTCAGTAAGCGACGTCAGGAAATTATGAGCCTCATTGGAGTGGATAACACCAGACAAAAGGTAAAAACACTCTCCGGCGGGTGGCGCAAAAGGCTGGCCATTGGTCAAGCTCTGTTTCAAAAACCGGAGTTGCTCCTCATGGATGAACCCACCAACCATTTGGACCTGGAGGGGATTCTATGGTTGGAGAAACTTCTCAAAGATGCCCCCTTCGCTTTTGTCCTGGTGAGCCACGATCGGTTCTTTCTGGAAAATACGACTAACCGGATTGTTGAGTTAAACCAAGGATATCCGGAGGGGTTTTTCAAAGTGGAGGGCAATTACAGCGCATTTGTTGAAAAGCGGGAGAAGTATATCCATGAACTGGCGAAACTTGAAACCGTCCTTTCCAACAAAGTCCGCCGTGAGATAGAATGGCTCCGTCGCGGTCCCAAAGCGAGAACCACGAAAGCGCGATACCGGATCGACAAGGCTTACCAGCTGCAAGAAAATTTGGAGGCGGTAAAAGGCCGTAACGCCCAAAACAGGAGCGTTGACATCGCCTTTGATACCACCCATCGCAAAACAAAAAAACTTCTGGATGCGCAAAATCTGAGAAAGACCCTGGGAGGAAAGCTCCTTTTTGGCAACCTTAGCTTGAAACTCACTCCCGGAATTCGCATTGGGGTCATGGGGAAAAACGGAACAGGAAAGAGTACTCTCATACAGATTTTAAATGGTAATTTGGCTCCTGATGCCGGTTCTGTAAAAGTGGCGGAGGGTTTGCAGGTCTTGACGTTTGATCAAAAGAGGGAGCTGTCGGAGGGGAGTCAGAGCTTGCGGCAAGCCCTGTCTCCGGAAGGAGACACGGTTATATACCAGGGGCGGGCTTTGCATGTGATCGCCTGGGCCAAGCGATTCCTCTTTCAAAAAGATCAGCTGGACATGCCTGTTTCCGGACTTTCCGGTGGAGAAAAGGCCCGCGTGCTTATCGCCGATTTGATGTTGCAACCGGCGGATATTCTACTATTAGACGAGCCCGCCAACGATCTGGACATCCCCACGCTTGAAGTGCTCGAAGAGAGTCTGGAAGAGTTTCCCGGTGCCATCGTCCTCATTACGCACGATCGGTTTCTCATGGAGCGTCTTTGTGATCTATTGCTTTACTTGGATGGTGATGGCGGCGCGGAATATTTCGCAGATTATGACCAATGGCTTCAATACAGGAAAGACAGGCTGCCCGCCACATCCCAGTCCGGTGAAACCTCACAAAGCCCCCCGAATAAGAAACCCCGGAAGCTGGCCTACGAAGAGCGTAAGGAATTGAACCGGATTGAAAAACAGATAGAAAAGGCAGAAGGTATTGCGGATAACTTGCAACGACAGCTTCACGATCCTGGAATCATGTGCGACGCCGATCGATTGGCGCAAAGATATGCCGAACACCAAGAGGCCCAAAAGAAAGTTGAGCAGCTGTATGAACGTTGGGAGGAATTAGAGGCGTTGAGCAGGGGGTGA
- a CDS encoding tetratricopeptide repeat protein gives MRQTSPQSRMELEIAETKYKKSLETEERAGNKEGMATAYGNLGIIYLTIGVLDKAEDMFKKSLEIEKELANKEAMASDYGYLGTIYQMREDMEQAENMFKNSLKINQELGRDQGMATAYAKLGEIYYTRRDLDQAEEMFKKNLEMEKKLDNKKGLATAYGFLGDICRIRQDLDQAEELYKESLKLFMATGSGGMIQLMKEMLTNLKKKKEQA, from the coding sequence ATGCGACAGACTTCTCCCCAATCCCGTATGGAACTGGAAATAGCCGAAACCAAGTACAAAAAGAGCCTGGAAACAGAAGAAAGGGCGGGTAACAAAGAGGGCATGGCGACCGCTTACGGCAACCTCGGCATTATTTACCTGACGATTGGAGTGCTGGATAAAGCCGAAGACATGTTTAAAAAGAGCCTGGAAATAGAAAAAGAGCTGGCCAATAAAGAGGCCATGGCGTCGGATTACGGATACCTGGGCACTATTTACCAAATGCGGGAAGATATGGAACAGGCCGAAAATATGTTTAAAAATAGTCTTAAAATCAATCAGGAACTCGGCCGTGACCAGGGTATGGCAACTGCTTATGCCAAACTCGGCGAAATTTATTATACCCGCCGGGATCTGGACCAAGCCGAGGAAATGTTTAAGAAGAACCTGGAAATGGAAAAAAAGCTGGATAACAAAAAGGGCCTGGCAACTGCATACGGATTTTTGGGAGATATCTGCCGCATCCGGCAGGATCTTGATCAAGCTGAAGAACTGTATAAGGAGAGTCTAAAGCTTTTTATGGCGACTGGCTCAGGTGGTATGATTCAACTCATGAAGGAAATGCTGACAAACTTAAAAAAGAAGAAAGAACAGGCCTAA
- a CDS encoding YwbE family protein: MNGTNIVNIKPGLRVLIVLKKDQRSGKLTSGIVKDILTKAQTHPHGIKVRLESGQVGRDE; this comes from the coding sequence ATGAATGGTACAAATATTGTGAATATAAAACCCGGCCTGCGAGTTCTGATCGTGCTGAAAAAGGACCAGCGCTCAGGAAAATTAACCAGCGGCATCGTCAAAGATATCCTGACCAAAGCCCAGACCCACCCTCATGGTATTAAGGTCCGCCTGGAGAGCGGTCAGGTCGGGCGCGACGAGTAA
- a CDS encoding ATP-binding protein encodes MTEYCPRDIADAVGTALENMPVVVVTGMRQTGKTTFLGSQPDLDDRIYVSFDDFSQLEAAKRDPDGFVNRSKPITIDEAQKCPEIFGAIKRAVDKERIPGQFLLSGSANFSILKSITESLAGRSVYLAIHPFNRREIGRQTTPEPFVKNFFKTQDIRFKEPLNSIRPEEVTLGGMPTVCLKQVKEPAIWFRGYEQTYLERDVRELSQVGNLLALRALLRLTSLRTGQLLSPSQLGRDAKLNAATTSRYISLFEASFLITRIPPYLGNRSSRLIKSHKLYLSDTGLACHLAGLDRSASIKNDPLFGALFETYVAQNLLSILNSRWQDAALYFWSVQGRNEVDFVIEAGRSCIALELKSASRWQERDFAGLNAFLKVTPHCKAAILCHNGDDAVKLGERLWALPINLMLS; translated from the coding sequence ATGACAGAATATTGCCCGCGAGACATCGCTGATGCCGTCGGAACAGCCCTTGAAAATATGCCCGTAGTGGTTGTGACCGGAATGAGGCAGACGGGCAAGACCACCTTCCTGGGATCACAACCTGATCTCGACGATCGCATCTATGTCAGCTTTGATGATTTTTCACAACTCGAGGCGGCCAAAAGAGATCCGGATGGATTTGTAAACCGCAGTAAACCGATCACGATAGACGAGGCCCAAAAGTGCCCTGAGATATTTGGTGCTATTAAGCGCGCAGTAGACAAAGAGCGAATTCCAGGCCAATTTTTACTTTCCGGTTCAGCCAACTTTTCAATTCTGAAAAGCATTACCGAAAGTCTCGCAGGACGATCGGTATATCTTGCGATTCATCCCTTTAACCGCCGTGAAATTGGCAGGCAAACAACGCCGGAGCCCTTCGTAAAGAACTTTTTTAAGACTCAGGATATTCGCTTTAAAGAGCCCCTAAACTCCATCCGCCCCGAAGAAGTCACGCTTGGCGGTATGCCGACGGTCTGCCTTAAGCAGGTCAAAGAACCGGCCATATGGTTCAGGGGTTATGAGCAAACTTACCTTGAAAGGGATGTAAGGGAATTGAGTCAGGTAGGTAATCTTTTAGCTCTGCGGGCATTGCTTCGCCTGACTTCCTTGCGTACGGGGCAACTGCTGTCTCCGAGCCAGTTGGGGCGTGATGCCAAACTGAACGCCGCTACCACCTCGCGTTACATTTCTTTGTTTGAGGCCTCTTTTCTAATCACACGAATCCCGCCATACCTTGGAAACCGCTCAAGCCGTCTTATCAAGTCGCATAAACTGTATTTAAGCGATACGGGTCTGGCATGTCATCTGGCCGGGCTGGATAGGTCGGCATCCATTAAAAATGATCCACTGTTCGGAGCTTTATTCGAGACTTATGTAGCCCAAAACCTGCTCTCAATTCTGAATTCCAGATGGCAAGATGCTGCCTTGTATTTCTGGAGCGTCCAGGGTCGAAACGAGGTAGACTTCGTTATAGAGGCGGGGCGCTCATGCATAGCGTTGGAACTCAAATCAGCCTCCAGGTGGCAGGAAAGAGATTTTGCGGGTCTGAATGCCTTTCTAAAGGTAACCCCGCATTGTAAAGCAGCGATTTTATGCCACAACGGTGATGATGCGGTGAAGCTTGGGGAAAGGCTCTGGGCGCTGCCGATTAACCTCATGCTATCATGA
- a CDS encoding PIN domain-containing protein, protein MSLDRIFLDANILFSVAYGSPGLNRLWELAQKGSCILLASEYVIEEAKRNLSTAEQLQKLDEYLSIVQTVAEVDPTIACPIDLPDKDRPVIMAAIGAKAGYFITGDITHFGKYFGQTIMGVNICLARDYLSTKIKP, encoded by the coding sequence ATGAGTCTTGATCGCATATTTTTGGACGCCAATATTCTTTTCTCTGTTGCCTATGGGAGCCCTGGCTTAAATCGCTTGTGGGAGTTGGCCCAAAAAGGATCCTGTATATTGCTGGCCTCTGAATATGTCATTGAAGAAGCAAAAAGAAACCTTTCTACAGCGGAACAACTGCAGAAGCTTGATGAATACCTATCAATTGTCCAAACCGTCGCTGAAGTTGACCCAACGATCGCCTGCCCGATAGATTTGCCGGATAAAGACCGACCGGTCATCATGGCTGCAATTGGCGCAAAGGCCGGCTATTTCATTACAGGTGATATAACCCATTTCGGAAAATATTTCGGACAAACCATCATGGGGGTTAACATCTGCCTGGCGCGAGACTATCTCTCCACTAAAATAAAACCATAG
- a CDS encoding AbrB/MazE/SpoVT family DNA-binding domain-containing protein: protein MISDTIKLGKRGTVVIPAGLRKRYGLKEGSQLIIEPMSDGVMLRPVVTLPVEIYSPERKAEFLLNNTTTLKEYAEAIKKIREMGLDPETIPHTKPKKK from the coding sequence ATGATAAGTGATACCATAAAACTCGGCAAAAGAGGCACCGTGGTTATTCCCGCGGGCCTTCGGAAAAGATACGGTTTGAAAGAAGGCTCTCAACTTATTATTGAGCCCATGTCTGATGGTGTTATGTTACGTCCGGTGGTGACTCTGCCGGTGGAGATATATTCACCCGAACGGAAAGCTGAATTCTTGCTAAACAACACAACTACCCTTAAAGAGTATGCAGAAGCGATTAAAAAAATCCGTGAAATGGGTCTTGATCCTGAAACAATCCCCCACACTAAGCCGAAAAAGAAATGA
- a CDS encoding type II toxin-antitoxin system RelE/ParE family toxin encodes MSQKVKILRFLSLLEEQGPILPRPYADLLYDGIHELRIKLSGDQIRILYFFCYHKFIVLYYAFVKTSGRVPDKFIRKVIAYRDDFLEQASPDRLEEIVGADI; translated from the coding sequence GTGAGTCAGAAGGTCAAGATCCTTCGGTTTTTATCGCTATTAGAAGAGCAAGGTCCCATTTTGCCACGGCCCTATGCCGATCTTTTATACGACGGCATCCACGAGCTTCGCATCAAGCTTTCCGGTGATCAAATTCGGATTTTGTACTTCTTCTGTTATCATAAATTTATTGTTCTTTATTATGCCTTTGTTAAGACGTCCGGCCGGGTGCCGGATAAATTCATCCGTAAGGTCATCGCTTACCGGGACGATTTTTTAGAGCAGGCCTCTCCGGATCGACTGGAGGAGATTGTCGGTGCTGACATTTAG